The Synechococcus sp. PCC 7502 genomic sequence GCAAGGACAGTACTGTAGAGCTACTTTTGACACATACCACATCAACCATTGCCCGATAGGTGCAACTAACCGATTATCTAAGGTCCCTCGACTAATTGGGTTGGATTCCAGATGTTCAACTTCTAGAATATTCTGATGGTCATTTAGAGGGAAAACGCTATAACGTACCAGTCCCCACAGCAAACCATCACAGCTTATTTTAACGATACCTTGATACTCAAAGTCAGTAGAATTCCACAAATCTTTCCAGAAAAAATTCCACGTAGTAGGCATATCCACTTCTTTTGCAGGAGCTACTATAGCTATCTTGTCTCCATTGGGAGTTGAAACTATTACTTGATATGCTCCTATAGCCAAATCAGAACTCACAAACTCTCCTAGTTAAGTATTTATTAATATTTAGTAACTATTGCAATACTCCCGATGTACTTGTGGGCTGTTTTTTTACTAAAGGGGAGGGGGAAATTAATGTTCTAAGTTGCGATCGCCTAAATTCACAATGTCAGTCGTATCGACTGGATCATGGGTATTAAATTGTTCTATATTACCGACCCTTGATCCAGATTCTCGATCCTTGTCTAACCAAGAATCAAATACCCTTGATCTAATAGCGGCAAACTCAAGCTCGTCTGGTTTGAATTGATAAACATTCTCCCCTGCTTTACCGTTAACCTTATCCCTAGAGACTTTGGTTAGTCGTAAGCCTAGACAGCTTAGTAACCTCTGGACAATCAGGATAGGAGAGTCTTTCCTGTGTATGGTTATGCCTAAAGTGTCTTTTAAGTCTGCTCTAGTGGCGATCGCTGTATTAACTATTACCTGCTCAGATTCAGTAAGGTTATTTAGATCGAACTCTCGATCTGGGGTAAGCATATTAGCTAGTTTGATAGCCCCATAGTCACTACCCCTAAAATCTTGATTAGGCTCTAACCACCTATCAATCCCTAAAATCTCAAGTATCTTGACTTTACGCCCGATCAACCGCTTTCTAGCCTTGGGAGTCCATACCCTTGATCTGTTTTTTGGAGATTCTGGATCATGGGTATTGAATTCATTATTATTACCGACCCTTGATCCAGAGTTAGACCCTTGATCTGATTGAAGTAAATTCTCAAGGTTTTTAGTTTCAGACTGGGCTAAATATTCTCTCCCCACTGTCAAATAGTAATGAAGTCTGAATTTAGATTTAAATCCTAAATCATCAGCTTTAACTAAATCAGGGTTAACCTCAATACTGTAGTCATTATGTAACTTGTCCTTTCTGATAACCCTATGCTCATTCTCAGTCTTAGACTTTTTAGCCTTAATTGACTCTAAAACTTTTTGATCTGGTAATTCCACATCAGCGATCGCAGTCCTTTCTACCTCCCAGTTTTGATCACGATTATCTAAAACCTCTTTGTTTAGTTGATCGAGGTTGCCTGATACTGCGATTTTGGTTACGGTATGCCCCGCAGATTCTAAATCTAGTTCGCAGAATTTTCTAAAATTGGCTAATCCTGCATTAGTCTTAGCTGACATTTTTGCCCAAGTCTCCAAGGCGATCAGGTTAGGGTTTAAGTCTATGCCCCTGTCTCCAAAATTTTTAAGTAGGGAGATATTCTTAGCAGTTTGACGGGTGGCTTGGTTAATTAATTCTTGATACTTCGCTGACCCATTGGCGATAAATCCTAGCCCTCTAGTGGCAAACCAAACAAACCTATCGACAGGATCTCTAAGCCTAGCGAGTGTCTGTAGAGTAGAATCTACTGAACTGACCCCACAAAAGAATCCAAACACGGCGTTAAAATGCCCTTTTAGGTTGATAGATACCCCTGTTTCTATGGCGGGTGTGGCAATGACCACGTCGTAATTAACTAGGGTTGTATCTAATCCTCTAGCGATCGCTTGATAGGCGGGGTGATCGGGGTTAGCAATAGTTTTAGAGTCAATTAATAGGGTTTTGAGGTGTGGATACTTCTTATTAAGCATTGCCTCAATGTTGACCCCTGACTGTTTGCCCTTGAATTGTTGGCTGTCAGTATGAATTAATAAGTGATCGCCACTATCTAAACGCTCATAGAGCTTAGACCATACCTGTATAGGATTTTGATAGCTGCTGATATTCCATGACTCAGACTCACTGAATTTATATTGATTAACCACGACATACTGAGACATTGGCTGTCTTAGCTGTTTCTGGACAAAATCGATTGAGAGTTGAGTTAGCCCCGCATCAGACAGAATGATCCGCCCGTACTCACTATTAGCGGTCTGAACAATTAGCTGCTTAATTTGTGCCAATACTTCTAAGCGGTGTTTGTCTATATCGGTTGATGAGTTAAAAGTATGGGCTAAAACCTGTTCGCACTCGTCGATAATGATTAGCGCATCATGCCACTGGGTAGCATCGAACGGCTCTGAACTGTCAGGATGTAAGCTATCGACAACATAGCCCAACCCGTAAATATTGGCTTCTAACCGCTTATCTGATTGTTCAGACTTTGTACCAGTGCTTAACTCATACTTAGTCCTTAACCCGAAATTATTGCATAGCTCTTCAATTAGCTGAGTCCTATGGGTAATGACTAGAACTTTCTGATTTTTGTCTTTTGCCCGTTGCACTTGCTCAAATAAAAACCCCGCCGTTTTGCCCGTGTACATAGGCGATCGCAAAACTACCAGTTTTGCACTGTCAGGGATTACGATATTTTGGCACCATCGCTGATTTAAAACTAGGTCGGGGCTGAGTTGATGCCACTCGCTAGGATTACTGGTAGCTGCGATCGCATTATTTAGGACAGATTCTAAAACTTCCACCCCAGACTGTATTTTTAGGTCGTCTAAGCCCTTGCCTTGGTTAGGGTTCCACACTGCAATGTTTACAGATTTAGCCCCGTGCTTTCTAGCAAAACTTACCCCTGCTCTCTTACCTTGATTAACGGTTATTTTGGCTTTTAGCTTAGTATCCTGATCCAGGGCGATGATGATATTGCGATCGCCTATGTAGGGAATTAGATCAGGGGACTTTAGGCAATTTGCCCCGTAAACTGCGATCGCTACTATGCCCTCTGATAGAGTTGCTAAACTTTTTTTACCGCCCTCAGTGGTTATTAAATTAAGCTCACGATGATCGTTATACCAATCCCAGAAAGACCGAGTTAAAGGTACATCGACACCATAGCGATCGCTTATTTTCTGCCTGATTGATACAGGGATAGGCGGGGTAAATGCTTTGTTACCATTGCCTGTAGGGGTAACGTACCTATAGCCCCTCGGATCGCTTGGATCGCTTAAAACTACTTGCCAGATCGATCTATCTTCATTCTCTAGAAGTAAAGCGTACATATTGGCATTGGCAGAATGTCTAAACCGCTTATAGTCAAAGCCTAAAATGTCATAAAGCTCTGATGACCACTCGCCACTGTAACTCGTGTCAATGTCGCTGATAAACCTAAATTGCTCAAATAAATCTGGATGTATGCCCGATCCTCTGATAAATAGCGATCGCATTTTTGCTTTGAAAGCTTCAAAATCTGGGAGCGATAAAACCTCTATAGGGCGTAAAGCTTGACTAAACATCAGTTTGTCCCCCTTGAGGTAGAGGTAAACCACAGATTAATGAAGTGGCGATCGCACTATGTTCTAGGAATAGCTGTTTATACCTTTCCCTGTCTCTAGGCGTTAATTCTTGCCTTGTAGAAACGAAAATTAAAAATCCATAATCTGACAAACTAATATTTTTACCGTAGTCCATCAGCAATCTAGCGGCTATTTGATGAGGTCTAAGTTTTGACCTGCGTGAGTCATAGCATTCTTTAGCACTTGCTATATTGCTACTTTCTAAGCTATAATTGCCACAAATGAAGCTTAAATTTTTTTCTAGGGCTGGGAAAAGTTGTGTTTTAATCATAGGTAACCGCTCTAAAGGTTAAACCTATCCGCTATCAGTTACGCGCCGTGGAAAGTTTGTAAGCCGATTTTGGATAGGGTGAATAATGAAAGGTCTCAGGTAGAAATGTCTGAGATTTTTCTTTGATTGCCTAAATAACTTTCAGGCGATCGCATGATTATAGAATGCTCTGATTAGCTTAAAAACTCAATACTTTTTATATTAAACCTTGAAACGCTTACCAGATTTACTTTCTAGCTGCCGTAAGCAATAATACTCAGCTAGTTTTTCGTCTTTGACATCTCTAGTCGTTTTGGGTTGTCTAAGAGACCTGGGTTTTCCCCTTGCTGTTTGCAGTAGCCTATCTCCCGAAATATACATAACTCCTACTCCCTTTTCTTGGACGTGCTTATAGTATTCTCTGAATGCTCTAAGGAAAGGAA encodes the following:
- a CDS encoding plasmid replication protein, CyRepA1 family gives rise to the protein MFSQALRPIEVLSLPDFEAFKAKMRSLFIRGSGIHPDLFEQFRFISDIDTSYSGEWSSELYDILGFDYKRFRHSANANMYALLLENEDRSIWQVVLSDPSDPRGYRYVTPTGNGNKAFTPPIPVSIRQKISDRYGVDVPLTRSFWDWYNDHRELNLITTEGGKKSLATLSEGIVAIAVYGANCLKSPDLIPYIGDRNIIIALDQDTKLKAKITVNQGKRAGVSFARKHGAKSVNIAVWNPNQGKGLDDLKIQSGVEVLESVLNNAIAATSNPSEWHQLSPDLVLNQRWCQNIVIPDSAKLVVLRSPMYTGKTAGFLFEQVQRAKDKNQKVLVITHRTQLIEELCNNFGLRTKYELSTGTKSEQSDKRLEANIYGLGYVVDSLHPDSSEPFDATQWHDALIIIDECEQVLAHTFNSSTDIDKHRLEVLAQIKQLIVQTANSEYGRIILSDAGLTQLSIDFVQKQLRQPMSQYVVVNQYKFSESESWNISSYQNPIQVWSKLYERLDSGDHLLIHTDSQQFKGKQSGVNIEAMLNKKYPHLKTLLIDSKTIANPDHPAYQAIARGLDTTLVNYDVVIATPAIETGVSINLKGHFNAVFGFFCGVSSVDSTLQTLARLRDPVDRFVWFATRGLGFIANGSAKYQELINQATRQTAKNISLLKNFGDRGIDLNPNLIALETWAKMSAKTNAGLANFRKFCELDLESAGHTVTKIAVSGNLDQLNKEVLDNRDQNWEVERTAIADVELPDQKVLESIKAKKSKTENEHRVIRKDKLHNDYSIEVNPDLVKADDLGFKSKFRLHYYLTVGREYLAQSETKNLENLLQSDQGSNSGSRVGNNNEFNTHDPESPKNRSRVWTPKARKRLIGRKVKILEILGIDRWLEPNQDFRGSDYGAIKLANMLTPDREFDLNNLTESEQVIVNTAIATRADLKDTLGITIHRKDSPILIVQRLLSCLGLRLTKVSRDKVNGKAGENVYQFKPDELEFAAIRSRVFDSWLDKDRESGSRVGNIEQFNTHDPVDTTDIVNLGDRNLEH